The following proteins come from a genomic window of Iamia sp. SCSIO 61187:
- a CDS encoding Zn-ribbon domain-containing OB-fold protein: MPDQVNAAEVLSAPLVIEYPFKRTTGPVVGAFLTGLREQVLVGSKAADGRVIVPPAEFDPVTGEDLTELVEVGPGGTVQTAAWVTAPHDKHPLDEPFAWALITLDGADTPMLHAVAASGPDAVGPGTRVVPRWADEREGHITDIACFEVSSGEGSA, translated from the coding sequence GTGCCTGACCAGGTCAATGCTGCCGAGGTCCTGTCGGCTCCGCTGGTCATCGAGTACCCGTTCAAGCGGACGACGGGGCCCGTCGTCGGCGCCTTCCTCACCGGCCTGCGCGAGCAGGTGCTGGTGGGCTCGAAGGCCGCCGACGGACGGGTCATCGTGCCGCCCGCCGAGTTCGACCCGGTGACGGGCGAGGACCTGACCGAGCTGGTCGAGGTCGGGCCCGGCGGCACCGTGCAGACGGCGGCGTGGGTGACGGCGCCGCACGACAAGCACCCGCTCGACGAGCCCTTCGCCTGGGCCCTGATCACCCTCGACGGGGCCGACACCCCGATGCTCCACGCCGTCGCCGCCAGCGGCCCCGACGCCGTCGGTCCGGGGACCCGCGTGGTGCCCCGGTGGGCCGACGAGCGCGAGGGCCACATCACCGACATCGCCTGCTTCGAGGTCTCGTCCGGGGAGGGGAGCGCCTGA